In one Alphaproteobacteria bacterium genomic region, the following are encoded:
- a CDS encoding C4-dicarboxylate TRAP transporter substrate-binding protein, whose amino-acid sequence MMSRISRLATVTFSVAALFAGSTLAEAQTRELRYADFGPDRGTRAEAIKWMDAELRERTGGELGLDVTWGGTLLGAKNAIDGVGSGVADLASVVPVYEPGKLTAWRVSDVRQISDEYVGMMATYELMTQNEEAAANFADQGVRYVANFTTGPTQLLSREPITTLAELQGKKLRATGNFGKAFEANGAAAVSMSQPDVYQALSTGTIDATASYAYVINSYKQYEVASHLTTIDMGQNLGWGIVMNARTWSSLTPEQQEVVTELGRDATLYLAQKMYESRTEILEKLREGVDGNTITEHEGAEDMRKALIESAELAGMSWLEGARDQGLDADGLLAAFDEAVIKYRNDLEAQGYPWAKQ is encoded by the coding sequence ATGATGTCTCGTATCAGTCGACTTGCGACCGTTACCTTTTCCGTCGCGGCTCTGTTTGCCGGTTCCACGCTGGCCGAGGCGCAGACCCGCGAGCTGCGCTATGCCGATTTCGGTCCGGATCGGGGAACCCGTGCCGAAGCGATCAAGTGGATGGATGCCGAACTGCGGGAACGTACCGGCGGCGAGCTGGGTCTCGACGTGACCTGGGGCGGCACGCTGCTGGGGGCCAAGAACGCCATCGACGGTGTCGGCAGCGGCGTTGCGGATCTGGCGTCGGTCGTGCCGGTCTATGAGCCGGGCAAGTTGACCGCGTGGCGGGTGTCCGACGTGCGTCAGATCAGCGACGAGTATGTCGGCATGATGGCGACCTATGAGCTGATGACCCAGAACGAAGAGGCTGCTGCCAATTTCGCCGATCAGGGCGTTCGCTATGTTGCCAACTTCACGACCGGTCCGACGCAGCTCCTGAGCCGCGAGCCGATCACGACCCTGGCAGAACTTCAGGGCAAGAAACTGCGGGCCACCGGAAACTTCGGCAAGGCCTTCGAAGCCAACGGCGCCGCCGCGGTCTCCATGAGCCAGCCCGACGTCTATCAGGCACTGTCCACCGGCACGATCGACGCCACGGCCAGCTACGCCTACGTCATCAATTCCTACAAGCAGTATGAAGTCGCGTCGCACCTGACGACGATCGACATGGGCCAGAATCTTGGCTGGGGCATTGTCATGAATGCCCGCACCTGGTCGAGCCTGACCCCGGAACAGCAGGAAGTCGTGACCGAGCTCGGACGCGACGCGACACTGTACCTGGCGCAGAAAATGTATGAATCTCGTACTGAGATTCTCGAGAAGCTGCGCGAGGGCGTCGATGGCAACACGATCACCGAACACGAAGGGGCCGAGGACATGAGAAAGGCCCTGATCGAATCCGCCGAGCTGGCCGGCATGAGCTGGCTGGAAGGCGCCCGGGACCAGGGGCTTGACGCGGACGGGCTGCTCGCCGCCTTCGACGAGGCCGTGATCAAGTACCGGAACGATCTGGAGGCGCAGGGCTATCCCTGGGCCAAGCAGTAA
- a CDS encoding GntR family transcriptional regulator, protein MATQLDQITQNLRELVLEGAYEPGAAVREVAVAEKLGVSRTLTRLAMAALEQDGLLLREPNRGFRVRTFTLDEVADAIEVRGELEALAARQAAERGIPKELAERLRAILDEAHALAQEGFKELSNRSRWIDLNCAFHNGIVEGSANKALAPALDHICRVPLAGPRAIVFNRTVPDQGIAQLRAAHDDHEQILDAILNRQGQRASALIREHAYRSGRNKRVNFDALQQTAVWPALPGVALVRRAGNE, encoded by the coding sequence ATGGCAACGCAACTTGACCAGATCACCCAGAACCTGCGCGAGCTCGTGCTGGAGGGGGCCTACGAGCCCGGCGCGGCGGTTCGCGAGGTTGCGGTCGCTGAGAAACTGGGCGTTTCGCGTACCCTGACCCGACTGGCGATGGCGGCGCTGGAACAGGACGGATTGTTGCTGCGTGAACCGAATCGCGGCTTCCGCGTACGCACCTTCACCCTGGACGAAGTCGCCGACGCCATTGAGGTGCGCGGCGAGTTGGAGGCGCTTGCGGCACGGCAGGCGGCCGAACGCGGCATCCCGAAGGAGCTCGCGGAAAGATTGCGTGCAATCCTGGATGAAGCCCACGCCCTGGCCCAGGAGGGTTTCAAGGAGCTTTCCAACCGGTCGCGCTGGATCGACCTCAATTGTGCTTTCCACAACGGGATTGTCGAAGGGTCCGCCAACAAGGCACTGGCCCCGGCGCTGGATCATATCTGCCGAGTACCATTGGCGGGGCCACGGGCCATCGTCTTCAACAGGACCGTGCCCGATCAGGGAATCGCGCAGTTGCGTGCCGCGCATGACGATCACGAACAGATTCTCGACGCAATTCTCAATCGACAGGGTCAGCGTGCCTCCGCCCTGATCCGGGAACACGCCTATCGCAGCGGACGCAACAAGCGGGTGAACTTCGACGCCCTGCAGCAGACCGCGGTCTGGCCCGCCCTGCCCGGCGTGGCCCTGGTACGGCGCGCGGGCAACGAATGA
- a CDS encoding methyl-accepting chemotaxis protein gives MRFSDWTISRKLFAGFGVIVVIVLAYGIFNILQSDKLRNTAEGTYLEWERTVVLREVQMYTLDIQALVRGIIVTEDDYLTKLYDERSALLDDRLDQLASLSAGNAELSNAAATFRETIDAWRDNVLQRQIDLTMKSGERDTAIEIERTGEGWPYLEKVLKTVDQLTALQRDNLGAAISESDAFFEFYQIGSILALAVVLVLSVGLAFWIGRALSRPILEVTDATARLADQELDVAIPHTSRGDEVGRLAKALEVFKINLTESDRLAKEQASADEEKRRRAAEIEKLTVEFDTTVSGVVDEISAVLKRLQDSVAELTSIASSTRQQAETVRGAADETSGNMQTVSAATEELLASIQEISSQATQSTRVSMDAQEDASRSNKTVGALSEAAQRIGDVISLINDISEQTNLLALNATIEAARAGEAGKGFAVVANEVKALAGQTGKATEEISTQIQTVQNNTDGAVDAIQRIASTIGQVAEMAGAIAAAVEEQTAATREISGTVQQASAGTQEITQSMGAVSDSADQTAGAAERLDQVVHELSGASGRLSQSVTDFLRSVRSL, from the coding sequence ATGCGTTTTTCGGATTGGACCATCAGCCGAAAACTGTTCGCAGGGTTCGGCGTCATCGTCGTGATCGTTCTCGCCTACGGCATCTTCAATATCCTGCAGAGCGACAAGCTTCGGAACACGGCCGAGGGCACCTATCTCGAATGGGAACGCACGGTCGTCCTGCGCGAAGTCCAGATGTACACCCTGGATATTCAGGCCCTGGTTCGCGGCATTATCGTCACCGAGGACGACTACCTGACCAAGCTCTATGACGAGCGCAGTGCGCTGTTGGACGACCGTCTGGATCAACTGGCGTCGTTGAGTGCGGGCAATGCGGAACTTTCCAATGCGGCCGCGACATTCCGGGAGACGATCGACGCCTGGCGGGACAACGTTCTGCAGCGTCAGATCGATCTGACCATGAAGAGCGGCGAACGCGACACGGCGATCGAGATCGAACGCACCGGCGAGGGCTGGCCCTATCTGGAGAAGGTCCTGAAGACCGTCGATCAGCTGACGGCGCTGCAGCGCGACAACCTTGGGGCCGCCATATCCGAATCGGACGCGTTCTTCGAATTCTATCAAATCGGGTCGATCCTGGCCCTGGCCGTCGTGCTGGTCCTCTCAGTCGGCCTGGCCTTCTGGATCGGGCGGGCTCTCTCGCGGCCGATCCTGGAAGTGACCGATGCCACCGCGCGTCTTGCCGATCAGGAACTGGACGTCGCAATTCCGCATACCTCGCGCGGCGATGAGGTCGGGCGTCTGGCCAAGGCTCTTGAGGTCTTCAAGATCAACCTCACGGAATCCGATCGTCTGGCGAAAGAACAGGCCTCCGCCGATGAGGAAAAGCGTCGGCGCGCCGCCGAGATCGAAAAACTGACCGTCGAGTTCGACACCACGGTCAGCGGCGTCGTCGACGAGATCAGTGCTGTCCTGAAGCGCCTGCAGGACTCCGTCGCCGAACTGACCAGCATTGCCAGTTCGACCCGGCAGCAGGCCGAGACGGTCCGCGGCGCGGCCGACGAGACCTCAGGCAACATGCAGACCGTGTCCGCGGCAACGGAGGAGTTGCTGGCCTCAATTCAGGAGATTTCGTCCCAGGCGACCCAATCGACCCGCGTCAGCATGGATGCCCAGGAAGATGCGAGCCGGTCCAACAAGACCGTCGGTGCCCTGTCGGAGGCCGCACAGCGAATCGGTGACGTGATCTCCCTGATCAATGACATCTCCGAACAGACCAATCTGCTGGCCCTCAATGCGACCATCGAGGCCGCCCGCGCCGGGGAGGCCGGCAAGGGCTTCGCCGTCGTGGCGAACGAGGTCAAGGCGCTGGCGGGGCAGACCGGCAAGGCGACGGAGGAAATCTCGACCCAGATCCAGACGGTGCAGAACAATACGGACGGCGCAGTGGATGCCATCCAGCGTATCGCCAGCACAATCGGTCAGGTCGCTGAAATGGCCGGTGCCATCGCCGCGGCGGTGGAGGAACAGACCGCCGCAACCCGTGAAATCAGCGGGACGGTGCAGCAGGCCTCCGCGGGGACACAGGAAATCACCCAGTCGATGGGGGCGGTCAGCGACTCTGCCGATCAGACTGCCGGCGCGGCGGAACGCCTGGATCAGGTCGTGCACGAACTGTCCGGCGCATCGGGGCGGCTCAGCCAGTCGGTGACCGACTTCCTGCGCTCGGTGCGATCCCTTTAG
- the menC gene encoding o-succinylbenzoate synthase has protein sequence MNGAPKIEAAEVWTLTQDRLTPFSSANETVQRETHPIVALRAGGLTGWGEAPVPLAPLYLPENVYSVLDALRHHLIPRLMGTVLDHPDSAAAAMAPVKGNLFAKHALETAALDLIAQHRGTSMAKLLGATARHVPAGATFGLPERAEDLFDQIDEALALGHSRVKVKIAPGRDRTILAPLRKRYPDLALTADGNSAYGLADAEDLAGLDAFNLTLLEQPLGWDDFVDHAVLQARMRTPVALDESLQSENDLKTALALKSCRAVVLKPAHVGGPWQARKLHDLARAAGLAVMVGGMHDFCIARAANIAVAALPGCTVPGDVGGTDRYYATDLVDPPLRMTDEGMPVPGAVSVDPRRLKVAVSQFSLCA, from the coding sequence ATGAACGGGGCGCCGAAAATTGAGGCGGCGGAAGTCTGGACCCTCACCCAGGACAGGCTGACGCCGTTCTCCAGCGCGAACGAGACGGTTCAGCGTGAAACTCATCCCATCGTCGCGCTGCGGGCCGGCGGGCTGACCGGGTGGGGCGAGGCGCCGGTGCCGCTGGCGCCGCTCTATCTGCCGGAAAATGTCTATTCCGTGTTGGATGCGTTGCGTCATCACCTGATCCCGCGCCTCATGGGAACCGTCCTAGATCATCCGGATTCCGCGGCGGCGGCCATGGCGCCGGTAAAAGGAAACCTGTTTGCGAAGCACGCGCTGGAAACCGCCGCGCTGGATCTGATCGCGCAACATCGCGGCACCAGCATGGCGAAGCTGCTGGGTGCGACGGCACGGCATGTCCCGGCCGGCGCGACCTTCGGATTGCCGGAGCGGGCCGAGGATCTGTTCGATCAGATCGATGAGGCGCTGGCCCTTGGACACAGCCGGGTGAAGGTCAAGATCGCGCCGGGACGTGATCGAACCATTCTCGCCCCATTGCGGAAACGTTATCCGGATCTTGCACTCACCGCGGACGGCAACAGCGCCTACGGTCTGGCGGATGCCGAGGATCTGGCGGGATTGGACGCCTTTAATCTGACCCTCCTGGAACAGCCGCTCGGATGGGACGATTTCGTGGATCATGCGGTGCTGCAGGCACGGATGCGTACGCCGGTCGCCCTGGACGAGAGCCTCCAGTCCGAGAACGACCTCAAAACAGCTCTTGCCCTCAAATCGTGCCGGGCCGTCGTCCTGAAACCCGCCCATGTCGGGGGACCCTGGCAGGCGCGAAAGCTGCACGATCTGGCCCGTGCGGCGGGATTGGCGGTCATGGTCGGCGGGATGCACGATTTCTGCATTGCCCGTGCGGCGAATATCGCGGTCGCGGCACTGCCAGGCTGCACTGTGCCGGGAGATGTCGGGGGCACGGACCGGTATTACGCGACGGATCTGGTCGATCCGCCTTTGCGGATGACCGATGAGGGAATGCCGGTTCCCGGCGCCGTATCGGTCGACCCGCGGCGATTGAAGGTGGCCGTCTCTCAATTCAGCCTTTGTGCCTGA
- a CDS encoding YafY family protein yields the protein MRRADRLFQIVQHLRGGRLVTAAKLAEWLEVSERTIYRDISDLQGSGVPIEGEAGVGYVMRAGYDLPPLMFTRDEVVALVAGARLIRAWGGAAMARAAEEALIKIETVLPDEARERVARTEIHAFAVGMTPEIRTRIDALDLATDRRQRIELRYRDEAGRETLRTVRPLGLWFWGKVWTLIAWCEMRDDFRMFRVDRIAELTDTGTRFKPERGCTLTDFYRAMESEGHSRPGCDPP from the coding sequence ATGCGACGCGCCGACCGCCTGTTCCAGATCGTCCAGCATCTGCGGGGCGGTCGGCTTGTCACCGCTGCGAAACTGGCGGAATGGCTGGAAGTATCCGAGCGCACGATCTATCGCGATATCTCCGACCTTCAGGGCTCCGGCGTGCCGATCGAGGGCGAGGCCGGCGTCGGCTATGTGATGCGCGCAGGGTACGATCTGCCGCCACTGATGTTCACGCGGGACGAGGTCGTCGCCCTGGTCGCCGGGGCCCGCCTTATCCGCGCCTGGGGCGGGGCCGCCATGGCCCGCGCCGCCGAAGAGGCCCTGATCAAGATCGAGACCGTGCTGCCGGACGAGGCGCGGGAGCGGGTCGCGCGGACGGAAATCCATGCCTTCGCGGTCGGGATGACGCCGGAGATCAGAACGCGGATAGACGCGCTGGATCTGGCAACCGACCGGCGGCAGCGTATCGAACTGCGATACCGCGACGAGGCGGGGCGGGAGACCCTTCGGACCGTTCGGCCGCTGGGCCTGTGGTTCTGGGGCAAGGTCTGGACCCTGATCGCCTGGTGTGAGATGCGCGACGATTTCCGCATGTTCCGCGTCGACCGGATCGCCGAACTGACCGATACCGGCACGCGGTTCAAGCCCGAGCGTGGCTGCACCCTGACCGATTTCTATCGCGCCATGGAATCCGAAGGCCATTCAAGGCCCGGCTGCGATCCGCCCTAA
- a CDS encoding c-type cytochrome, with amino-acid sequence MTHTAALKAALAAAFLTSLATPALAEADLANGQKIFETRCDTCHSLEPGKRKTGPSLHGVGNRAAGQAENFPRYSKILQASSDAGLVWVPENIAAYVQDPQGFLEKFNEEAGVSARGRTSMTYRLRDEKAAADVAAYLISISQ; translated from the coding sequence ATGACCCACACCGCCGCCCTGAAGGCCGCTCTTGCCGCCGCGTTTCTGACCAGTCTTGCCACGCCGGCCCTGGCGGAAGCGGATCTGGCCAATGGCCAGAAGATTTTCGAAACGCGTTGCGATACCTGTCATTCGCTGGAACCTGGCAAGCGGAAGACCGGGCCGTCCCTGCATGGCGTCGGCAATCGGGCTGCCGGACAGGCCGAAAACTTCCCGCGCTATTCCAAGATCCTGCAGGCGTCGTCCGACGCCGGACTGGTCTGGGTACCGGAAAACATCGCCGCCTATGTCCAGGACCCGCAAGGGTTTCTGGAGAAGTTCAATGAGGAAGCCGGCGTTTCCGCGCGCGGGCGCACGTCCATGACCTATCGTCTGCGGGATGAGAAGGCGGCGGCCGACGTCGCGGCCTATCTGATTTCGATCAGCCAGTAA
- a CDS encoding TRAP transporter large permease, producing the protein MDPHLIGYLGFALVLILLAIRVPIAIALGSVATGGMLLAYAWTPWLPFSFSAALGPVGSLLSTTPIDFINSYALSTVPLFIFIGHLAFQAGFTTDIYSAARVWLARMPGGLAIASIVGCGGFSAISGSSVACAAAMGRIAVPEMLQSRYSRTLASGSVAIGGTLGSLIPPSILFIIFGVFAEQSIAKLFLAAAVPGILSLIGYVLVVMVWVRLRPEAAPKPDVETARANRGQALARCWPILLLFTVIIGGIYLGAFTPTEAAGVGAVATLALGLVLRRLDLSRIGEALREAVTQSAQLFAIAIAGKLFVNFIALTNVATQLTDWIAAAELSVFLVIGLIALLYIVLGMMLDPLGIILLTLPLTLPVVEAYGLDLIWWGVIVVKLLEIGLVTPPIGLNVFVIKSIVGDKIPLERIFKGVSYFLISDFFVMLLLLFFPILSLFLPSLL; encoded by the coding sequence ATGGACCCACATCTGATCGGTTATCTGGGCTTCGCACTGGTCCTGATCCTACTGGCCATTCGCGTACCCATCGCCATCGCCCTGGGAAGCGTCGCCACGGGCGGCATGCTGCTGGCCTATGCCTGGACACCCTGGCTGCCGTTTTCGTTTTCGGCCGCCCTCGGACCCGTCGGCTCCCTGCTGTCGACGACACCGATCGACTTCATCAATTCCTATGCGCTGTCGACGGTGCCGCTCTTCATCTTCATCGGACATCTGGCGTTCCAGGCCGGGTTCACGACGGATATCTACTCCGCAGCCCGGGTGTGGCTGGCCCGAATGCCGGGCGGTCTTGCCATTGCCTCGATCGTCGGCTGCGGTGGGTTCAGTGCGATCAGCGGGTCTTCCGTCGCCTGCGCTGCCGCCATGGGCCGCATTGCCGTGCCGGAAATGCTGCAGAGCCGTTACTCCCGCACCCTGGCTTCAGGATCGGTCGCCATCGGGGGGACGCTGGGATCGCTGATCCCGCCATCGATCCTTTTCATCATCTTCGGGGTCTTTGCAGAACAATCCATCGCCAAGCTGTTCCTTGCGGCGGCAGTGCCCGGCATCCTGTCGCTGATCGGGTATGTCCTGGTGGTCATGGTCTGGGTGCGATTGCGGCCCGAAGCAGCACCGAAGCCGGATGTGGAAACCGCGCGGGCGAATCGCGGGCAGGCTCTGGCCCGGTGCTGGCCGATCCTGCTGCTGTTTACAGTGATCATCGGGGGCATCTATCTGGGCGCCTTCACACCGACCGAAGCCGCGGGGGTCGGGGCCGTCGCCACTTTGGCGCTCGGTCTGGTCCTGCGCCGGCTGGATCTTTCCAGAATTGGCGAGGCACTGCGTGAAGCCGTCACTCAGTCCGCCCAGCTGTTCGCCATCGCCATCGCGGGCAAGCTGTTCGTCAATTTCATCGCGCTGACCAATGTCGCCACGCAACTGACGGACTGGATCGCGGCGGCGGAGCTTTCGGTTTTCCTGGTCATCGGACTGATCGCGCTGCTCTACATCGTGCTGGGCATGATGCTGGATCCACTGGGCATCATCCTTCTGACCCTGCCGCTCACGCTGCCGGTCGTTGAAGCCTATGGCCTGGACCTGATCTGGTGGGGCGTCATCGTGGTCAAGCTGCTGGAGATCGGTCTGGTGACCCCTCCCATCGGGTTGAACGTCTTCGTGATCAAATCCATCGTCGGCGACAAGATTCCGCTGGAGCGGATCTTCAAGGGCGTCAGCTACTTCCTGATTTCCGACTTCTTCGTGATGTTGTTGCTGCTGTTCTTTCCGATTCTATCGCTTTTCCTGCCCAGTCTGCTGTGA
- a CDS encoding PAS domain-containing protein, translating into MAPTVAQLSGALQELPVGIVIFDSNDRLIFANRAAHELLSLTGPALAEGADISEICGCHLRANSQGEYQTESGRTIETSREATSEGGTVLTLKDVTEDRAAEKELQRSVARFRDLTDIASDWFWEMDQNFQFTFVSNRFTELTDIPTDTFLGRRRGETANTVPGQEEALAANLATMHRQESYRDFRFAVRGRDGGIRVLSVNGAPWYGEDGTFRGYRGTGRDLSEVERLSKALQTQRAQINELMEHAPVPIFFKDSSLRFQVVNDAFYVERGLKPEQVIGRTSDKIFPNAAGRAFTEHDRTVIETGEPVIREHTVGSRIVRTYKFPVYADGAKFLGLGGVEIDITDRIRESQALAAAKTEAERANKAKSYFLAKVSHELRTPLNAVIGFGEMLRAELFGPLGDERYQGYAEDIVSSGRHLLGLVSDILDISKIESDEMDLNEKTLNLSDLVCQAVTMSLAARSEGVATVHTDEVAPEIRLFGDETALQRIVMNLVGNALKFTAPDGRIDVTLATDAKGHVALSVRDTGIGIAEDRLHDVVQPFSTGANPLRLEYEGSGLGLAIVKALCDAHDAVFSIQSKVGVGTVCMALFEPSRSR; encoded by the coding sequence ATGGCGCCAACAGTTGCGCAATTGAGCGGCGCCTTGCAGGAACTGCCCGTCGGAATCGTCATCTTCGATTCCAACGACCGGCTGATATTTGCGAACAGGGCAGCCCATGAACTTTTGTCCCTGACAGGACCGGCACTTGCGGAAGGTGCCGATATCTCAGAGATCTGCGGTTGTCATCTGCGCGCCAACAGTCAGGGCGAGTACCAAACGGAGTCCGGACGCACGATCGAGACGAGCCGTGAAGCGACCTCTGAAGGAGGCACCGTCCTGACACTGAAGGACGTTACGGAAGATCGGGCCGCTGAGAAGGAACTGCAGCGGAGCGTTGCCCGGTTCCGCGATCTGACGGACATCGCGTCGGATTGGTTCTGGGAAATGGATCAGAACTTCCAGTTCACCTTTGTTTCCAACCGGTTCACCGAACTGACCGATATTCCGACGGACACTTTCCTGGGACGTCGACGCGGTGAGACAGCGAACACGGTCCCGGGCCAGGAGGAGGCGCTGGCTGCCAATCTGGCGACCATGCACCGACAGGAATCCTATCGCGACTTCCGCTTCGCCGTCCGCGGTCGGGACGGAGGCATCCGCGTTCTGTCCGTCAATGGCGCCCCCTGGTATGGCGAAGACGGCACCTTCCGTGGCTATCGCGGCACCGGGCGCGACCTGTCGGAGGTGGAACGCCTGTCGAAGGCGCTGCAGACCCAACGGGCGCAGATCAATGAGTTGATGGAACATGCCCCGGTGCCGATCTTCTTCAAGGATTCCAGCCTGAGGTTTCAGGTCGTGAACGATGCGTTCTATGTCGAACGCGGTCTCAAACCGGAACAGGTCATCGGACGAACGTCGGACAAGATTTTTCCCAACGCCGCTGGGCGCGCCTTTACGGAACACGACAGGACCGTGATCGAAACCGGCGAGCCGGTCATCCGCGAGCATACCGTTGGCAGCCGGATCGTGCGGACATACAAGTTTCCCGTCTACGCCGACGGCGCCAAGTTCCTGGGACTTGGCGGTGTTGAGATCGACATCACCGACCGAATCCGCGAATCGCAGGCTCTGGCCGCAGCAAAGACCGAAGCCGAACGGGCCAACAAGGCTAAATCCTATTTTCTTGCAAAGGTCAGCCACGAACTGCGCACCCCTCTGAACGCCGTTATCGGATTCGGTGAGATGCTGCGCGCGGAACTGTTCGGTCCGCTGGGCGACGAACGCTATCAGGGATATGCCGAGGACATCGTATCCTCGGGCCGTCACCTGTTGGGACTGGTGTCTGACATTCTGGACATATCCAAGATCGAATCCGACGAGATGGACCTGAATGAGAAGACACTCAATCTATCGGATCTGGTCTGCCAGGCCGTCACAATGTCCCTCGCCGCCCGTTCGGAAGGCGTCGCGACGGTTCACACCGACGAGGTCGCCCCGGAAATTCGCCTTTTCGGGGATGAAACCGCGCTGCAGCGAATTGTGATGAACCTGGTCGGAAACGCCCTGAAATTCACGGCCCCGGATGGCCGCATCGACGTGACTTTAGCGACGGATGCCAAGGGTCATGTCGCCCTGTCCGTGCGGGATACCGGGATCGGCATTGCGGAAGACCGATTACACGATGTGGTTCAGCCGTTTTCCACAGGCGCCAATCCACTGAGATTGGAATATGAGGGGTCCGGACTGGGCCTCGCCATCGTCAAGGCGCTGTGCGACGCCCATGACGCCGTGTTCAGCATTCAGAGCAAGGTTGGCGTCGGGACGGTTTGCATGGCGCTGTTCGAACCGTCCCGCAGCCGCTGA
- a CDS encoding TRAP transporter small permease — protein sequence MPSLRPDGGLGTLDRILDRVERGLSFVAGIVLLAMGALITASVLAREQIGVTLPDDILMVGLAMVAVVCLPLAHVQRDRGQIAVTVITDRLPPGVGKTGLLLGNVIGFLLFGSIAILTVQSVPQAFAENHYYDGQLSIPVWPVKVIFGLGMGLFALRLGLCAIGDLLVWRNRPQADD from the coding sequence ATGCCGAGTCTGCGGCCCGATGGCGGGCTCGGTACCCTGGACCGCATACTGGACCGGGTCGAGCGTGGACTTTCCTTCGTAGCGGGGATCGTCCTCCTGGCCATGGGGGCACTGATCACGGCCAGTGTTCTGGCCCGCGAACAGATCGGTGTCACCCTGCCCGACGATATCCTGATGGTCGGCCTGGCCATGGTCGCGGTGGTCTGTCTGCCGCTGGCCCATGTCCAGCGCGATCGCGGGCAGATCGCGGTTACCGTGATCACCGACCGGCTGCCGCCCGGTGTCGGCAAGACCGGTCTGCTGCTCGGTAATGTGATCGGGTTCCTGCTGTTCGGGTCGATTGCCATTCTGACGGTGCAGTCGGTGCCGCAAGCTTTCGCCGAAAACCATTACTACGACGGTCAGCTGTCCATTCCCGTCTGGCCGGTCAAGGTGATCTTCGGCCTCGGCATGGGGCTGTTCGCGCTTCGCCTCGGCCTGTGTGCGATCGGCGATCTGCTGGTCTGGCGCAATCGGCCACAGGCCGACGATTAG